The Corynebacterium poyangense genome includes a window with the following:
- the kdpB gene encoding potassium-transporting ATPase subunit KdpB, with the protein MNTQTLISSLPLALKKLDPRIQARNPVMLVVWVGASVSTLWSVFHPSLFSGSVTVWLWLTIFFASLAEAVAEGRGKAQADALRSVRTDTQACRLSPQGEVEVVAATELHRGDQVIVRAGDTIPADGDVIKGAATVDESAITGESAPVIREAGGDRSAVTGGTVVLSDEIVIQVSSEPGQSFVDRMISLVEGSERRKTPNEIALSILLAALTIIFLIAVVSLAPLGLWVGADFDPLSLTALLVCLIPTTIAALLSAIGIAGMDRLVKRNVLATSGRAVEAAGDVDVLLLDKTGTITFGARQATGLAAVSESSDLQLAIAARLASLADETPEGRSIIDYLHLHFDLPTQASPEEASAESVAFSASTRMSGLNIDGYCYRKGAGDAVRTWVAETDGIWPAGIDSEIERISVAGGTPLAVAAENPHHQREVLGVIELSDVVKPGMRERFEELRRMGIRTVMVTGDNPLTARAIAQEAGVDDVLAQATPEEKLARIRQEQAAGRMVAMTGDGTNDAPALAQADVGVAMNTGTSAAKEAGNMVDLDSDPTKLIDIVAVGKQLLITRGALTTFSLANDLAKYFAILPAMFAVAVPRLGSLNVMGLHSPQSAVLSAIIFNALIIIALVPLALKGVKYRAAAATSLLTRNLAVWGLGGVITPFIGIWLIDLVVRCLPGM; encoded by the coding sequence ATGAACACCCAAACTTTGATCTCTTCTCTGCCCTTGGCCCTAAAAAAACTGGATCCTCGCATTCAGGCTCGCAATCCGGTGATGTTAGTGGTGTGGGTGGGGGCCTCAGTATCTACCTTGTGGTCAGTTTTCCACCCTTCGCTCTTTTCCGGGTCAGTGACGGTGTGGCTGTGGCTAACCATTTTCTTCGCTTCCCTGGCTGAGGCAGTCGCCGAAGGCAGAGGAAAAGCTCAAGCTGATGCCTTAAGGTCTGTCCGTACTGATACCCAGGCCTGTCGACTATCCCCCCAGGGAGAAGTCGAGGTAGTCGCGGCTACCGAACTGCATCGCGGTGACCAGGTCATAGTTCGTGCCGGAGATACTATCCCTGCTGATGGTGATGTTATTAAGGGAGCTGCCACAGTAGATGAATCTGCTATTACTGGGGAATCTGCCCCGGTAATTCGTGAAGCCGGTGGGGATCGGAGCGCAGTAACGGGCGGCACGGTGGTGCTCTCTGATGAGATCGTTATCCAAGTAAGCTCTGAACCTGGGCAGAGCTTCGTTGACCGGATGATTAGCTTGGTGGAGGGGTCAGAGCGACGCAAAACCCCCAACGAGATCGCACTATCTATCCTGTTGGCCGCGCTAACCATTATCTTTCTTATTGCTGTTGTCTCTTTGGCACCCTTGGGATTGTGGGTCGGCGCTGATTTTGACCCTCTAAGCCTTACTGCTCTGCTGGTGTGCCTCATCCCTACCACTATTGCGGCGTTGCTATCGGCCATCGGAATTGCGGGTATGGACCGACTTGTCAAACGCAATGTTTTAGCTACTTCCGGACGCGCCGTTGAAGCCGCAGGCGACGTCGATGTGCTGTTGCTCGATAAAACCGGAACCATTACCTTTGGGGCGCGTCAAGCCACCGGGTTGGCTGCCGTCAGCGAGTCTTCTGATCTCCAGTTAGCTATTGCCGCCAGGCTGGCTTCTCTGGCAGATGAAACACCAGAGGGCCGTTCCATTATTGATTATCTGCATCTTCATTTTGACCTTCCCACTCAGGCGTCTCCTGAAGAAGCCAGCGCTGAATCCGTAGCTTTTAGTGCTAGTACCAGGATGTCGGGCCTTAATATTGATGGGTATTGCTATCGAAAAGGGGCCGGTGATGCGGTACGAACGTGGGTCGCTGAAACAGACGGGATATGGCCGGCAGGTATTGATAGCGAAATTGAAAGAATTTCGGTGGCTGGTGGTACTCCCCTTGCAGTCGCCGCCGAAAACCCCCACCATCAGCGGGAAGTTTTAGGAGTGATTGAACTTTCTGACGTTGTGAAACCCGGAATGCGGGAGCGCTTTGAGGAGTTGCGACGAATGGGTATTAGAACGGTGATGGTGACCGGTGATAATCCCCTGACTGCCCGAGCTATCGCGCAAGAAGCCGGGGTTGATGACGTGTTGGCGCAAGCTACTCCAGAAGAAAAACTTGCCCGGATTAGGCAGGAGCAAGCCGCTGGCCGGATGGTAGCGATGACCGGTGATGGAACGAATGATGCCCCGGCATTAGCTCAAGCAGACGTCGGGGTGGCCATGAACACGGGAACCTCGGCTGCGAAGGAAGCCGGCAATATGGTGGATTTGGATTCAGACCCCACCAAGCTCATTGACATTGTGGCGGTAGGAAAACAATTGTTGATTACCCGAGGAGCACTGACCACCTTCTCGCTGGCTAATGATTTGGCAAAGTACTTTGCTATCCTTCCGGCGATGTTCGCTGTGGCGGTACCCCGTCTAGGGTCGCTCAATGTGATGGGACTGCATTCACCTCAATCCGCCGTGTTGTCTGCCATCATTTTCAACGCCTTGATCATTATTGCTTTAGTCCCCTTAGCGCTTAAAGGAGTGAAATATCGCGCCGCGGCAGCGACCTCTTTGCTCACCCGAAACCTAGCCGTATGGGGCTTGGGTGGAGTCATTACCCCATTCATTGGGATTTGGCTGATTGACCTGGTAGTTCGCTGCTTACCTGGGATGTAA
- a CDS encoding potassium-transporting ATPase subunit C: protein MSLLRATGRGFLAMLIATLCLGCVYPAGVWAISRITPASANGHILTDDSCIIAARGLADGRTGEQWFHSRPEGMSNLSPKNPELLTEQEQRRMDIAHREQVNPEQVPEDAISGSASGVDDGISPAYAELQVPRVARENGLSEQEVREIVSRHTTQRGLGILGNPVVHVTDVNMDLPGGHQCAEEGVEPQKVG from the coding sequence ATGTCTCTACTCAGAGCAACCGGTCGCGGGTTTCTTGCCATGCTGATAGCTACGTTGTGCTTAGGATGTGTTTATCCAGCAGGTGTCTGGGCGATATCAAGGATCACTCCAGCCAGCGCGAATGGACATATCCTAACTGATGATTCTTGTATTATTGCCGCACGCGGGCTCGCTGATGGACGCACCGGAGAGCAATGGTTTCACTCCCGCCCTGAGGGAATGAGCAACCTATCCCCTAAGAATCCGGAATTGTTGACTGAACAAGAGCAACGGCGCATGGACATAGCTCACCGCGAGCAGGTAAATCCCGAGCAAGTTCCGGAAGACGCCATCAGCGGATCTGCCTCCGGTGTTGACGACGGAATCAGCCCCGCATACGCGGAACTCCAGGTTCCCAGGGTGGCTCGCGAAAATGGTTTAAGTGAACAAGAAGTAAGAGAGATTGTGTCTCGACACACCACTCAACGCGGTTTAGGGATACTGGGCAATCCGGTGGTCCATGTCACTGATGTGAATATGGATCTTCCTGGCGGACACCAGTGCGCCGAGGAGGGCGTTGAGCCTCAAAAGGTGGGATGA
- a CDS encoding DUF4118 domain-containing protein encodes METHGRGTLKVYLGAAPGVGKTCAMLQEAHRLSASGVKVVVGIVEDHGREGTRHLVTGLTLIPRDDYGELNIPAILESSASLVLVDELAHSNNRPSGGKRWEDVQLLLDHGIDVISTVNIQHLESLGDVVANITGVVQHETIPDRVVREADTVELVDLSPEFLRTRIADGLVYAPERIGPALNNYFRPGNLIALRELALLWLADKVDDALAQYRSEFAITDTWETRERVVVAIAAESDAAPLIRRGRRIAQKSSAELLVVHVIGGDAFVSGAVTLMPKIRDLAKNVDAQVHQITGDSIPEALLHFARGVNATQLVLGVRKKPRWRRVLHEDTAQAVARGSGRIDVHLVTLDSASEEQSPSAKKNSTALHTALLHWGVAIVAPILATILGRSFNLGPNLSLMAALFFAVILVVSLLGGIIPALLSALLAGLLLNWFFTAPLHTFTISSPAHAFTLIVMLAMALAVALLVDKAKDARREAKSASAEADLLATFARAALRGAQPTDVMHKIIHVFGCLKAEAVDEHGTVFAVANSGEDAFYLAEKEPSIINSHNHSVQLRLYGNQQLSADHHGVLSIVADQLAGLKRQEELGAEAAQTKAVAAADELRRALLSAVSHDLRSPLAAAKIAVSSLRATDLTLTEEDRSELLETIEDSVDELSDLVGNLLDSSRLAAGAVSAQLRSVPLEETIYRAIGKRGMESGRVRVSPQCAGVWVYADASLLERVIANLVDNALHHAPGSEVLVGTRTLTVGELTTAGLDIDFPDGAIEISVKDSGPGISPEADEKIWQPFQRLGDQQPDSGVGLGLDIARGFTTAMGGTINLRNRLDGPGACATVVLPVPKPQVTIPPGQEDRQ; translated from the coding sequence ATGGAGACACACGGACGCGGAACACTTAAGGTTTATCTCGGTGCGGCTCCCGGCGTGGGAAAAACGTGTGCCATGCTCCAGGAAGCTCACCGGTTGTCCGCGTCCGGTGTCAAGGTGGTGGTGGGAATTGTTGAAGACCATGGAAGAGAAGGCACTCGGCATCTGGTCACGGGATTAACGCTGATTCCCCGTGATGACTACGGGGAATTAAATATCCCGGCAATTCTGGAAAGCTCTGCTTCTCTTGTCCTGGTCGATGAGTTGGCACATAGTAATAATCGCCCCTCGGGCGGCAAACGCTGGGAAGATGTTCAACTTCTTTTAGACCACGGCATTGACGTGATATCTACTGTCAATATCCAACATCTCGAATCCTTAGGGGATGTAGTTGCCAATATCACCGGCGTAGTTCAGCACGAAACTATCCCTGACCGGGTGGTTCGTGAAGCAGACACGGTGGAGCTCGTTGATCTTTCCCCAGAATTCCTGCGCACCCGAATCGCTGATGGTTTGGTCTATGCGCCCGAAAGAATCGGACCGGCACTTAATAACTATTTCCGTCCGGGGAACCTCATTGCCCTTAGAGAACTTGCGCTGCTGTGGCTCGCTGACAAAGTTGATGATGCTTTGGCCCAGTACCGTAGTGAATTCGCTATTACGGATACGTGGGAAACGAGAGAACGGGTGGTAGTAGCTATAGCTGCGGAAAGTGATGCTGCGCCGTTGATTCGACGAGGACGACGGATTGCGCAGAAATCCTCAGCGGAATTACTCGTTGTTCATGTGATTGGCGGAGATGCCTTTGTGTCTGGTGCGGTCACGTTGATGCCGAAGATTAGGGATCTGGCGAAAAACGTTGACGCTCAGGTGCATCAGATTACGGGTGACTCAATTCCGGAGGCGTTGCTTCACTTTGCCCGAGGGGTCAATGCCACCCAGTTGGTCCTGGGGGTTAGGAAGAAACCCCGGTGGCGAAGGGTGTTGCATGAAGATACCGCGCAAGCGGTGGCTCGCGGATCGGGTCGGATCGACGTCCACTTGGTGACGCTGGATTCGGCGTCCGAGGAACAATCCCCTTCGGCGAAGAAAAACTCAACAGCACTCCACACTGCTTTGTTGCACTGGGGGGTGGCTATAGTTGCGCCAATTCTTGCCACTATTCTGGGGCGATCTTTCAACCTGGGGCCAAATCTCTCACTTATGGCGGCACTCTTTTTCGCCGTCATCTTGGTTGTCAGCCTTCTTGGCGGCATCATCCCCGCCTTGTTGAGCGCTCTTCTCGCCGGGCTTTTATTGAACTGGTTCTTCACCGCCCCGCTTCACACCTTCACCATTAGTTCCCCCGCTCACGCTTTTACGTTGATCGTCATGCTAGCTATGGCCTTAGCTGTTGCCTTGCTAGTTGACAAGGCGAAGGATGCCCGGCGAGAAGCTAAGTCCGCATCCGCTGAGGCAGATCTCCTTGCGACTTTCGCCCGGGCGGCTCTTCGAGGGGCCCAACCCACCGACGTGATGCATAAAATCATCCATGTCTTCGGTTGTCTCAAAGCCGAGGCCGTCGATGAACACGGCACTGTTTTTGCGGTGGCGAATAGTGGCGAGGACGCCTTTTACTTGGCAGAAAAAGAACCCAGCATTATTAATTCCCATAATCATTCCGTCCAGCTCAGACTGTATGGAAATCAACAACTGAGCGCAGATCACCATGGTGTTTTGAGTATTGTTGCTGACCAGTTAGCCGGACTTAAGCGACAAGAAGAATTAGGGGCGGAAGCTGCGCAAACCAAAGCCGTGGCGGCAGCAGACGAGTTGCGTCGAGCTTTATTATCCGCAGTGAGCCATGATCTGCGTTCACCCTTGGCTGCTGCAAAAATTGCGGTGTCTTCTCTTCGCGCCACTGATCTAACACTCACTGAGGAAGATAGGTCAGAGCTTTTGGAAACTATCGAAGATAGCGTAGATGAATTAAGTGATTTAGTGGGCAATCTTCTCGATTCTTCTCGACTCGCCGCCGGTGCAGTCAGCGCCCAGCTAAGAAGCGTCCCTCTGGAAGAAACAATTTATCGGGCAATAGGAAAACGAGGGATGGAGTCCGGACGGGTTCGAGTAAGCCCCCAGTGCGCTGGTGTGTGGGTGTATGCCGACGCCTCTCTACTCGAAAGAGTTATCGCCAATCTCGTAGATAATGCTCTCCACCATGCACCAGGCTCAGAAGTTCTGGTGGGGACGCGCACCTTAACGGTGGGAGAATTAACTACTGCCGGTCTTGACATAGATTTCCCTGACGGCGCCATTGAAATCAGCGTCAAGGATTCAGGGCCAGGAATTTCTCCCGAGGCTGATGAGAAAATCTGGCAGCCTTTCCAACGTTTAGGAGATCAACAACCTGATTCTGGTGTTGGACTTGGACTAGATATTGCCCGCGGTTTCACCACTGCTATGGGCGGTACTATTAATCTGCGGAACCGACTTGATGGTCCCGGTGCCTGCGCTACTGTTGTCTTGCCAGTGCCGAAACCCCAGGTCACCATCCCACCGGGGCAGGAGGATAGACAGTGA
- a CDS encoding response regulator, whose protein sequence is MTRILVVDDDPRLLKALKINLVARGYQVISAATGSEGVRAAADQHPDLVVLDLGLPDLDGKDVLSGIRGWSSVPIIVLTARDSPIDKVAVLDSGADDYITKPFAMEELLARVRLALRHAANQQHHSDAPSVQVGSLHIDLANTRITRDHKDVHLTPTEWRILEILVRAQGRLVRQDELLREVWGPEYLNQGHYLRVYMAQIRRKLEPDPAHPRYLLTESGLGYRFDPPSPRIK, encoded by the coding sequence GTGACAAGGATCCTTGTTGTTGATGATGACCCGCGGCTGTTAAAAGCCCTGAAAATAAACCTGGTGGCTCGTGGGTACCAGGTGATTTCTGCCGCCACGGGAAGCGAAGGCGTCCGTGCCGCAGCAGATCAGCATCCCGACTTGGTGGTTTTAGATCTCGGCCTTCCTGACTTGGACGGAAAAGATGTCCTATCCGGTATTAGAGGGTGGAGTTCCGTTCCCATCATCGTGCTCACTGCCCGTGACTCCCCCATCGATAAAGTAGCCGTGCTTGATTCCGGGGCTGATGATTACATCACCAAGCCTTTTGCCATGGAAGAGCTTCTTGCCCGGGTGCGACTGGCATTGCGACATGCGGCCAATCAACAGCATCATTCCGATGCTCCCAGCGTCCAGGTGGGATCACTTCACATTGACCTGGCTAATACCCGCATCACCCGAGACCATAAGGATGTTCATTTAACTCCTACGGAATGGCGGATCCTGGAGATTTTAGTGCGCGCCCAAGGCCGGTTAGTGCGTCAAGATGAGCTTCTTAGAGAAGTCTGGGGCCCGGAGTATCTCAACCAAGGCCACTATTTACGCGTGTATATGGCTCAGATCCGACGCAAACTGGAACCGGATCCAGCGCATCCACGCTACCTACTAACCGAATCTGGGTTGGGTTACCGTTTTGATCCGCCTTCTCCGAGGATCAAGTAA
- a CDS encoding helix-turn-helix transcriptional regulator has translation MSFPIYDDDGVEFWLSEDCAHYCGIGASTWSSYVSRGQAPALQGHLNRNCALWNVDEVKAWHASRPRSNA, from the coding sequence ATGAGTTTCCCTATCTACGATGACGATGGGGTTGAGTTCTGGCTTTCAGAGGATTGTGCCCACTATTGCGGTATCGGGGCTTCCACCTGGAGTTCCTACGTATCACGAGGTCAGGCCCCGGCCCTGCAAGGCCACTTAAATCGCAATTGCGCTCTATGGAATGTCGATGAGGTCAAAGCATGGCATGCTTCACGCCCACGGAGCAATGCCTAA
- the cas5e gene encoding type I-E CRISPR-associated protein Cas5/CasD, producing MTIQSTFIRLAGPVQSWAGPSITGNFVRTEPVPTYTALQGLVAGACGFKRGQWEDWVQQLTFSVRVDRPGTLIDDFHTIAPHEDEMAFKSRLLGAMGKRPADKMLKLTPDGQGSTSISQRTYLSDAEFLIQVTSPNHPDKVATALRNPQFSTYLGRKAFTPSFPFYLGNSSMDILTLLPVYRPNQELGSTQRARIYHRSRGADTGPEIINVPAVATRREWLDAAKNQCRLRQ from the coding sequence ATGACGATACAGTCAACTTTTATTCGGCTAGCGGGTCCTGTGCAATCATGGGCTGGACCGTCCATCACAGGTAATTTCGTGCGAACTGAGCCGGTTCCTACCTATACTGCCCTCCAGGGGCTAGTAGCCGGAGCCTGTGGGTTTAAGCGGGGACAGTGGGAAGACTGGGTCCAGCAACTTACCTTCTCAGTACGGGTAGATCGCCCCGGAACTCTCATCGATGATTTTCACACCATCGCACCCCATGAAGACGAGATGGCTTTCAAATCACGGCTTCTAGGTGCAATGGGTAAACGTCCTGCGGACAAGATGTTGAAACTGACTCCTGATGGGCAGGGTTCTACGAGTATCTCCCAGCGAACCTACCTTAGTGATGCAGAATTCCTGATCCAGGTCACCTCTCCGAATCATCCAGATAAAGTAGCCACTGCGCTGAGAAACCCACAATTCAGCACCTATCTGGGGCGAAAAGCCTTCACTCCAAGTTTCCCCTTCTACCTGGGAAACAGCAGTATGGATATATTGACCCTCTTGCCGGTCTATCGCCCAAACCAGGAACTAGGTTCGACGCAACGAGCACGCATCTATCATCGCAGTCGGGGAGCTGATACCGGTCCTGAGATCATCAACGTTCCCGCCGTCGCTACCCGCAGGGAATGGCTAGATGCAGCTAAAAATCAGTGTCGTTTAAGGCAATGA
- the cas7e gene encoding type I-E CRISPR-associated protein Cas7/Cse4/CasC, producing MSRHLTLHIVASVPYSNLNRDDAGTPKNVRRGGATCALLSSQSIKKGIRTKYEEASQDISVRSGKLSEAIIERAREIAPDSNEKDLAKAAKKLVGTLTKKDKVKEGDRESDRSIWLSAEELEVAAAQVAGDSSQGEFIAEGKTGSLAIASFGRMFAAAPQKGTEAALSVSPAVTTHGVVIATDYFSTVDDIREKNHDTGATFLGVAQYTTGVFYRTVTIDKEQLKESWTGFDDDASTDNIRALINAIIYGLPRGKQRSTAPFVQPALILAEEQTYRCAYDFEAPVQADKDQGGYLKPTMVELDRQYRAARDFDPDNFGAVQVVAGTYPDLADLFPGATHGTKNDLIEQVVFWVKN from the coding sequence ATGTCCCGTCACTTAACTCTGCACATCGTTGCTTCTGTCCCGTATTCCAACCTCAACCGAGATGATGCCGGAACTCCGAAGAATGTTCGCCGTGGTGGAGCAACGTGTGCCTTGCTTAGTTCTCAATCTATTAAAAAGGGAATCCGGACTAAGTATGAAGAGGCGAGCCAGGACATCTCAGTGCGGTCGGGGAAACTGAGCGAAGCGATAATTGAAAGGGCTAGAGAAATAGCTCCTGATAGCAATGAAAAAGATCTGGCTAAAGCTGCGAAAAAGTTAGTGGGAACGCTGACCAAGAAAGACAAAGTTAAAGAAGGGGATCGTGAGTCAGATCGCTCTATTTGGCTTAGCGCTGAGGAATTAGAGGTTGCTGCAGCACAGGTTGCAGGAGACAGCTCTCAGGGTGAGTTTATTGCCGAAGGGAAAACCGGGTCTTTAGCGATTGCGTCATTTGGGCGGATGTTCGCTGCGGCGCCGCAAAAAGGGACCGAGGCAGCTTTGAGTGTGTCGCCAGCTGTGACTACTCACGGGGTAGTTATTGCGACAGATTACTTCTCTACGGTGGATGATATTCGAGAGAAGAATCATGACACAGGGGCGACGTTCCTTGGTGTTGCGCAATACACCACCGGAGTTTTTTATCGAACCGTCACCATCGACAAAGAACAGTTAAAAGAAAGCTGGACTGGATTTGATGATGACGCCAGTACGGATAATATTCGAGCTTTAATCAACGCCATTATCTATGGTCTTCCTCGTGGTAAACAGCGTTCCACAGCCCCCTTTGTCCAACCTGCGCTTATCCTAGCTGAGGAACAAACTTATCGGTGCGCCTATGATTTTGAAGCTCCCGTGCAAGCCGACAAAGACCAAGGCGGATACCTGAAACCCACCATGGTTGAGCTTGACCGCCAATACCGGGCGGCTCGGGACTTTGATCCGGATAATTTCGGTGCTGTCCAAGTTGTTGCTGGAACCTATCCGGACTTAGCGGACCTGTTCCCAGGGGCTACTCACGGTACAAAGAATGACCTCATTGAGCAGGTAGTTTTCTGGGTGAAAAACTAG
- a CDS encoding type I-E CRISPR-associated protein Cse2/CasB: protein MADTRRPSWAGLINELSRNAASDHYRAQRSAIRAGNTLQTEYRAYSYVLPYLPEKCSENQRVALLRCAAIIAEYPNVFARGKTEFSAATQSEDEDAQGEDSGRGLSLGKWCQRLAHHPEVNQREPNDMIPSRLKYLHTQDVEEAIANIRRIIVFAQSKRIFVPLDPYRFTSVFWYWGNGYSDSSTRHRLSILRDFYSFDFDNSAETDHENNI, encoded by the coding sequence ATGGCCGATACACGACGACCCTCCTGGGCAGGGCTGATTAATGAGTTGTCGCGAAACGCGGCGTCGGATCACTATCGCGCACAACGCTCAGCTATTCGAGCCGGCAATACTCTTCAAACTGAATACCGAGCCTATTCTTATGTTTTGCCTTACTTGCCGGAGAAGTGCTCGGAGAATCAACGCGTAGCGCTCCTGCGATGTGCGGCGATTATTGCTGAATATCCGAATGTGTTTGCGCGAGGAAAAACAGAATTCTCGGCGGCAACCCAATCTGAGGACGAGGACGCTCAGGGGGAAGATTCTGGCCGAGGGCTATCTTTGGGGAAATGGTGTCAACGATTAGCGCATCATCCTGAGGTTAATCAACGCGAACCAAATGACATGATTCCTTCGCGTTTGAAATACCTCCACACTCAAGACGTTGAGGAAGCTATAGCGAATATTCGTCGCATCATAGTTTTTGCGCAGTCCAAGCGGATTTTTGTTCCCCTTGACCCCTATCGATTTACTAGCGTTTTTTGGTACTGGGGGAATGGCTATAGTGATTCCTCAACTCGACATCGGCTGAGTATTTTGCGCGATTTCTACAGTTTTGATTTTGACAATAGTGCTGAAACTGATCACGAAAACAATATCTAG
- a CDS encoding type I-E CRISPR-associated protein Cse1/CasA — MRTNQGQLSVEAFLARAADPNLMLDLIMPGYEFGATWRLLAATVAVAIQIDPKIPHRVADGDAQPISQDVIAEVLNRLAPGLDLQEGDYPFFQRPVLPPLGPKDTTRHVGPGKNPAWKLSPTVPGEYSQTYWDLQRLKPETLDGVDGALALMVFATYFPSGNSRYDGSKCLNGSPGFRYLGDGNTATEFLIHSRSPLESLLKSIPRDWVRQSGLPAWADRTGEKSRLSGGEIHPLWSATWSSNTAACAWEGNTLVGVRIGGIPENWFLPEMGTTSEERKQWWDTRNARDPFYFYLPDSHGSLKARRLDLSRDLTELAVEWAHEDLSNSLRNTFGDTVLSPDFSKDSLLFIRHQIAGTSHSPIIRESVITQPDTQRWVFDVDARLQERIRLQADFILTLYSIVMGPFRPRRKYDKAKKHDQFNKGSDKPGYPHLFSAESRMNQVFWRMITPVYEDFIDYFASSLNSAEGESETGRQRSRRARKDLLSLRGDAIKAAQRAFDSVIGPYLTQNPSRNFEVQQRIHYLLQCQHVPNQESEPR; from the coding sequence GTGAGAACGAATCAGGGACAGTTGAGCGTCGAAGCTTTCTTGGCGCGTGCCGCTGATCCGAACCTGATGTTGGATCTCATAATGCCTGGTTATGAATTCGGTGCAACATGGCGACTTCTGGCTGCAACCGTAGCTGTGGCGATCCAAATAGACCCGAAAATTCCACATCGTGTAGCCGATGGTGATGCGCAACCTATTTCTCAGGATGTGATCGCAGAGGTATTAAATCGTCTTGCTCCGGGATTAGACCTTCAGGAAGGGGATTATCCGTTCTTCCAACGCCCGGTTCTTCCTCCGCTGGGACCTAAGGATACAACCCGTCACGTCGGGCCGGGGAAAAACCCAGCATGGAAATTATCTCCGACCGTTCCGGGTGAATACTCTCAGACGTATTGGGATTTGCAGAGGCTCAAACCCGAGACTTTAGATGGTGTGGATGGTGCCCTAGCCTTGATGGTTTTTGCCACCTACTTTCCTAGTGGTAACTCTAGATATGATGGTTCTAAATGCCTTAATGGATCTCCTGGTTTCCGGTATTTAGGTGACGGTAATACGGCTACGGAATTTCTTATTCACTCCCGGTCACCCTTGGAATCACTGCTGAAATCTATTCCCCGAGACTGGGTACGTCAGTCAGGGTTGCCGGCCTGGGCGGATAGGACAGGAGAGAAGTCTCGTCTTAGCGGAGGAGAAATTCATCCTCTCTGGTCGGCAACGTGGAGCTCGAACACAGCGGCGTGTGCCTGGGAGGGCAATACTCTTGTGGGGGTAAGAATCGGTGGGATCCCGGAGAACTGGTTTTTGCCTGAAATGGGTACGACCTCTGAAGAGCGTAAGCAATGGTGGGACACTCGAAACGCCCGTGATCCTTTCTACTTCTACCTGCCGGATTCGCACGGGTCCTTAAAAGCACGACGCTTAGACCTCAGCCGAGATCTCACCGAGTTAGCTGTTGAATGGGCGCATGAGGATTTAAGCAACTCTCTTCGAAATACCTTCGGAGACACCGTCCTCTCTCCGGATTTTTCGAAAGACTCATTGTTGTTCATTCGCCATCAAATTGCCGGCACTTCTCATTCCCCGATTATTCGGGAATCGGTAATTACTCAACCGGACACACAACGGTGGGTCTTTGATGTGGATGCGAGATTGCAGGAAAGGATCAGGCTCCAAGCCGACTTCATTTTGACTCTCTATAGCATTGTTATGGGCCCATTCCGGCCAAGACGTAAATACGATAAAGCTAAAAAACACGATCAGTTTAATAAGGGATCGGATAAACCTGGATACCCCCATTTGTTTTCTGCAGAATCACGGATGAATCAGGTTTTCTGGAGAATGATCACCCCAGTGTATGAGGATTTCATTGATTACTTCGCATCTTCTCTTAATTCTGCGGAAGGAGAAAGTGAAACTGGACGACAACGTAGTAGGCGTGCGCGGAAAGATCTCCTTAGCCTACGAGGTGATGCTATCAAGGCAGCGCAACGAGCATTTGATTCGGTGATCGGACCATATTTGACCCAGAACCCGAGCCGAAACTTCGAAGTTCAACAGCGCATTCACTACTTACTTCAATGCCAGCATGTTCCCAATCAAGAAAGCGAACCTAGATAA